Proteins co-encoded in one Amia ocellicauda isolate fAmiCal2 chromosome 11, fAmiCal2.hap1, whole genome shotgun sequence genomic window:
- the pdlim7 gene encoding PDZ and LIM domain protein 7 isoform X4, with the protein MTHVEAQNKIRAASDTLALSLSRAFHTAGSEQKGSLAPVSSQPKYSFAPSSALNKVPRPFGAGSDSSNAGPPTKPVTYSPSAPKFNPGVQTPVHVQQQHNGLSKTGPGVPAADKGIGGQDKGAPKAPAPATGPSSRPPWVTDPGFADRYRPDKTSTVMTRHSQPVQPTPMQNRSSIVQAAQQAPEDSGRTPVCAACSKVIRGRYLVALGRSWHPEEFTCSQCKVVLEEGGFFEERGSVFCTKCYDSRYAPNCAKCKKKITGEIMHALKMTWHVQCFMCAACKTPIRNQAFYMEEGEPYCEKDYEKMFGTKCHGCDFKIDAGDRFLEALGYSWHDTCFVCAICQMNLEGKTFYSKKDKPLCKTHAFSHV; encoded by the exons GGCTTTCCACACTGCTGGATCAGAACAGAAG GGATCGCTTGCTCCTGTCTCCAGTCAGCCAAAGTACTCCTTTGCTCCCAGCTCGGCTCTCAATAAGGTGCCACGCCCATTTGGGGCTGGCTCCGACAGTTCAAACGCCGGGCCACCGACGAAACCTGTGACCTACTCCCCCAGCGCGCCAAAATTTAACCCTGGGGTCCAAACACCGGTTCATGTACAGCAGCAACACAATGG TCTTTCCAAAACTGGACCTGGAGTTCCAGCAGCTGATAAAGGCATTGGGGGGCAAG ATAAAGGCGCCCCGAAAGCTCCTGCCCCTGCCACAGGCCCCTCCAGTCGCCCTCCCTGGGTGACAGACCCCGGCTTTGCTGATCGGTACCGTCCAGACAAGACCAGCACGGTGATGACCCGCCACAGCCAGCCGGTTCAGCCCACGCCAATGCAGAACCGCAGCTCCATCGTGCAGGCAGCACAGCAGGCGCCCGAGGACAGTGGCAGGACCCCAGTGTGTGCTGCCTGTAGCAAGGTCATCAG GGGGCGCTACCTGGTGGCCCTGGGCCGCTCCTGGCACCCGGAGGAGTTCACCTGCTCCCAGTGCAAGGTTGTTTTAGAGGAAGGGGGCTTCTTTGAGGAGAGGGGCTCAGTCTTCTGCACCAAGTGCTACGACAGTCGCTACGCACCCAATTGTGCAAAGTGCAAGAAGAAGATTACTGGA GAGATCATGCACGCCCTGAAGATGACCTGGCACGTGCAGTGCTTTATGTGTGCCGCCTGCAAGACGCCGATCCGAAACCAAGCCTTCTACATGGAGGAGGGGGAGCCGTACTGTGAGAAAG ACTATGAGAAGATGTTCGGAACGAAATGTCATGGCTGTGACTTCAAGATTGATGCCGGAGACCGTTTCCTAGAAGCTCTTGGCTACAGTTGGCACGACACTTGCTTCGTCTGCGCT ATTTGCCAGATGAATTTGGAAGGGAAGACTTTTTATTCCAAGAAGGACAAGCCCCTGTGTAAGACCCATGCGTTTTCACACGTTTGA
- the pdlim7 gene encoding PDZ and LIM domain protein 7 isoform X5, which yields MIFFKRHFSLPGRAFHTAGSEQKGSLAPVSSQPKYSFAPSSALNKVPRPFGAGSDSSNAGPPTKPVTYSPSAPKFNPGVQTPVHVQQQHNGLSKTGPGVPAADKGIGGQDKGAPKAPAPATGPSSRPPWVTDPGFADRYRPDKTSTVMTRHSQPVQPTPMQNRSSIVQAAQQAPEDSGRTPVCAACSKVIRGRYLVALGRSWHPEEFTCSQCKVVLEEGGFFEERGSVFCTKCYDSRYAPNCAKCKKKITGEIMHALKMTWHVQCFMCAACKTPIRNQAFYMEEGEPYCEKDYEKMFGTKCHGCDFKIDAGDRFLEALGYSWHDTCFVCAICQMNLEGKTFYSKKDKPLCKTHAFSHV from the exons GGCTTTCCACACTGCTGGATCAGAACAGAAG GGATCGCTTGCTCCTGTCTCCAGTCAGCCAAAGTACTCCTTTGCTCCCAGCTCGGCTCTCAATAAGGTGCCACGCCCATTTGGGGCTGGCTCCGACAGTTCAAACGCCGGGCCACCGACGAAACCTGTGACCTACTCCCCCAGCGCGCCAAAATTTAACCCTGGGGTCCAAACACCGGTTCATGTACAGCAGCAACACAATGG TCTTTCCAAAACTGGACCTGGAGTTCCAGCAGCTGATAAAGGCATTGGGGGGCAAG ATAAAGGCGCCCCGAAAGCTCCTGCCCCTGCCACAGGCCCCTCCAGTCGCCCTCCCTGGGTGACAGACCCCGGCTTTGCTGATCGGTACCGTCCAGACAAGACCAGCACGGTGATGACCCGCCACAGCCAGCCGGTTCAGCCCACGCCAATGCAGAACCGCAGCTCCATCGTGCAGGCAGCACAGCAGGCGCCCGAGGACAGTGGCAGGACCCCAGTGTGTGCTGCCTGTAGCAAGGTCATCAG GGGGCGCTACCTGGTGGCCCTGGGCCGCTCCTGGCACCCGGAGGAGTTCACCTGCTCCCAGTGCAAGGTTGTTTTAGAGGAAGGGGGCTTCTTTGAGGAGAGGGGCTCAGTCTTCTGCACCAAGTGCTACGACAGTCGCTACGCACCCAATTGTGCAAAGTGCAAGAAGAAGATTACTGGA GAGATCATGCACGCCCTGAAGATGACCTGGCACGTGCAGTGCTTTATGTGTGCCGCCTGCAAGACGCCGATCCGAAACCAAGCCTTCTACATGGAGGAGGGGGAGCCGTACTGTGAGAAAG ACTATGAGAAGATGTTCGGAACGAAATGTCATGGCTGTGACTTCAAGATTGATGCCGGAGACCGTTTCCTAGAAGCTCTTGGCTACAGTTGGCACGACACTTGCTTCGTCTGCGCT ATTTGCCAGATGAATTTGGAAGGGAAGACTTTTTATTCCAAGAAGGACAAGCCCCTGTGTAAGACCCATGCGTTTTCACACGTTTGA